A section of the Chlorocebus sabaeus isolate Y175 chromosome 13, mChlSab1.0.hap1, whole genome shotgun sequence genome encodes:
- the LOC103240351 gene encoding pantetheine hydrolase VNN2 isoform X1, whose protein sequence is MVTSSFPTSVAVFALITLQVGTQDSFKAAVYEHAVILPNKTETPVSQEDALNLMNKNIDILERAIKQAAEQGARIIVTPEDALYGWEFTRETVFPYLEDIPDPQVNWIPCQDSHRFGHTPVQARLSCLAKNNSIYVLANLGDKKPCNWTKSRHSTCPPNGYFQYNTNVVYNPEGKLVARYHKYHLYSEPQFDVPEKPELVTFNTTFGRFGIFTCFDIFFYDPAVTLVKNFHVDTILFPTAWKNVLPLLTAIEFHSAWAMGMGVNLLAANTHRVSLNMTGSGIYAPNGSEVYHYDMKTELGKLLLSEVDSHPVSPLAHPTAVNWSAYATTIKPFPVQKSTFTGFISWDEFNFTELFENAGNLTVCQKELCCHLSYRMLQKEENEVYVLGAFTGLHGRRRREYWQVCTMLKCKTTNLTTCGQPVETASTRFEMFSLSGTFGTKYVFPEVLLTEIHLSPGKFEVLKDGRLVNKNGSSGPILTVSLFGRWYIKDSFHSSSGTSNSAITYLLIFILLMIIALQNIVLV, encoded by the exons ATGgtcacttcctcttttccaacctCTGTGGCAGTTTTTGCCCTAATAACCCTGCAGGTTGGTACTCAGGACAGTTTTAAAGCTGCAGTGTATGAACATGCTGTCATTTTgccaaataaaacagaaacacctGTTTCTCAGGAGGATGCCTTGAATCTCATGAACAAGAATATAGACATTCTTGAGAGAGCGATCAAGCAGGCAGCCGAGCAG GGTGCTCGAATCATTGTGACTCCAGAAGATGCACTTTATGGATGGGAATTTACCAGGGAAACTGTTTTCCCTTATCTGGAGGATATCCCAGACCCTCAGGTGAACTGGATTCCTTGTCAAGACTCCCACAG ATTTGGTCACACACCAGTGCAAGCAAGACTCAGCTGCTTGGCCAAGAACAACTCTATTTATGTCTTGGCAAATTTGGGGGACAAAAAGCCATGTAATTGGACAAAAAGCCGTCACTCCACATGTCCTCCGAATGGCTATTTTCAATACAATACCAATGTGGTGTATAATCCAGAAGGAAAACTCGTGGCACGTTACCATAAG TATCACCTgtactctgaacctcagtttgaTGTCCCTGAAAAGCCGGAGTTGGTGACTTTCAACACCACATTTGGAAGGTTTGGCATTTTCACGTGCTTTGATATATTCTTCTATGATCCCGCTGTTACCCTGGTGAAAAATTTCCATGTGGACACCATACTGTTTCCCACAGCCTGGAAGAATGTTTTGCCCCTTTTGACAGCTATTGAATTCCATTCAGCTTGGGCTATGGGAATGGGAGTTAATCTTCTCGCGGCCAATACACATCGTGTCAGCCTAAATATGACAG GAAGTGGTATTTACGCACCAAACGGTTCTGAAGTGTATCATTATGACATGAAGACAGAGTTGGGAAAACTCCTCCTTTCGGAGGTGGATTCACATCCCGTATCCCCGCTTGCCCACCCAACAGCTGTGAATTGGAGTGCCTATGCCACCACTATCAAACCATTTCCAGTACAGAAAAGCACTTTTACAGGATTTATTTCCTGGGATGAGTTCAACTTCACAGAACTTTTTGAAAATGCAGGAAATCTTACAGTCTGTCAAAAGGAGCTTTGCTGTCATTTAAGCTACAGAATGTtacaaaaagaagagaatgaagtGTATGTTCTAGGAGCTTTCACAGGATTGCATGGCCGAAGGAGAAGAGAGTACTGGCAG GTTTGCACAATGCTGAAGTGCAAAACTACTAATTTGACAACTTGTGGACAGCCAGTAGAAACTGCTTCTacaagatttgaaatgttctccCTCAGTGGCACATTTGGaacaaaatatgtttttcctGAAGTGCTACTGACCGAAATTCATCTGTCACCTGGAAAGTTTGAG GTGCTGAAAGATGGGCGTTTGGTAAACAAGAATGGATCATCTGGGCCTATACTAACAGTATCCCTCTTTGGGAGGTGGTACATAAAGGACTCATTTCACAGCTCAAGTGGGACCAGCAATTCAGCAATAACTTACCTGCTAATATTCATATTACTAATGATCATAGCTTTGCAAAATATTGTATTGGTATAG
- the LOC103240351 gene encoding pantetheine hydrolase VNN2 isoform X2 produces the protein MKGARIIVTPEDALYGWEFTRETVFPYLEDIPDPQVNWIPCQDSHRFGHTPVQARLSCLAKNNSIYVLANLGDKKPCNWTKSRHSTCPPNGYFQYNTNVVYNPEGKLVARYHKYHLYSEPQFDVPEKPELVTFNTTFGRFGIFTCFDIFFYDPAVTLVKNFHVDTILFPTAWKNVLPLLTAIEFHSAWAMGMGVNLLAANTHRVSLNMTGSGIYAPNGSEVYHYDMKTELGKLLLSEVDSHPVSPLAHPTAVNWSAYATTIKPFPVQKSTFTGFISWDEFNFTELFENAGNLTVCQKELCCHLSYRMLQKEENEVYVLGAFTGLHGRRRREYWQVCTMLKCKTTNLTTCGQPVETASTRFEMFSLSGTFGTKYVFPEVLLTEIHLSPGKFEVLKDGRLVNKNGSSGPILTVSLFGRWYIKDSFHSSSGTSNSAITYLLIFILLMIIALQNIVLV, from the exons GGTGCTCGAATCATTGTGACTCCAGAAGATGCACTTTATGGATGGGAATTTACCAGGGAAACTGTTTTCCCTTATCTGGAGGATATCCCAGACCCTCAGGTGAACTGGATTCCTTGTCAAGACTCCCACAG ATTTGGTCACACACCAGTGCAAGCAAGACTCAGCTGCTTGGCCAAGAACAACTCTATTTATGTCTTGGCAAATTTGGGGGACAAAAAGCCATGTAATTGGACAAAAAGCCGTCACTCCACATGTCCTCCGAATGGCTATTTTCAATACAATACCAATGTGGTGTATAATCCAGAAGGAAAACTCGTGGCACGTTACCATAAG TATCACCTgtactctgaacctcagtttgaTGTCCCTGAAAAGCCGGAGTTGGTGACTTTCAACACCACATTTGGAAGGTTTGGCATTTTCACGTGCTTTGATATATTCTTCTATGATCCCGCTGTTACCCTGGTGAAAAATTTCCATGTGGACACCATACTGTTTCCCACAGCCTGGAAGAATGTTTTGCCCCTTTTGACAGCTATTGAATTCCATTCAGCTTGGGCTATGGGAATGGGAGTTAATCTTCTCGCGGCCAATACACATCGTGTCAGCCTAAATATGACAG GAAGTGGTATTTACGCACCAAACGGTTCTGAAGTGTATCATTATGACATGAAGACAGAGTTGGGAAAACTCCTCCTTTCGGAGGTGGATTCACATCCCGTATCCCCGCTTGCCCACCCAACAGCTGTGAATTGGAGTGCCTATGCCACCACTATCAAACCATTTCCAGTACAGAAAAGCACTTTTACAGGATTTATTTCCTGGGATGAGTTCAACTTCACAGAACTTTTTGAAAATGCAGGAAATCTTACAGTCTGTCAAAAGGAGCTTTGCTGTCATTTAAGCTACAGAATGTtacaaaaagaagagaatgaagtGTATGTTCTAGGAGCTTTCACAGGATTGCATGGCCGAAGGAGAAGAGAGTACTGGCAG GTTTGCACAATGCTGAAGTGCAAAACTACTAATTTGACAACTTGTGGACAGCCAGTAGAAACTGCTTCTacaagatttgaaatgttctccCTCAGTGGCACATTTGGaacaaaatatgtttttcctGAAGTGCTACTGACCGAAATTCATCTGTCACCTGGAAAGTTTGAG GTGCTGAAAGATGGGCGTTTGGTAAACAAGAATGGATCATCTGGGCCTATACTAACAGTATCCCTCTTTGGGAGGTGGTACATAAAGGACTCATTTCACAGCTCAAGTGGGACCAGCAATTCAGCAATAACTTACCTGCTAATATTCATATTACTAATGATCATAGCTTTGCAAAATATTGTATTGGTATAG